The region CCCCGCCCGCCTGCGGGCGATCACGATCGATACGGGCTCGCTCTCCAGGATCCGCCGGCGCGACGCCGCCGCGGTCGTCGACTACACGAACAGCCGGATCCACCTTGACGCCCTCGGAACACCGGGCCAGTCTTCCTCCAGCCCCGCGTAGCGCGAGGCGCCCGGCGGGAGCCACAGGAGCGTCACGACCGCCCGATCAGGATCCCCGCGAGGAACACCAAGCCCCCGCCGACGACCACCTGGAGGACCGAGAGCCAGAAGCTCATGGCAAAGTAGCGATTCCGGATGAACGCGATCGTCACGAGCTCGACTCCTACGACCAGGTAGGCCAATGCGAGCGCGGTGCCCAAATGCGGGATCAAGAACGGGAGCGCGTGCATCAGGCCGCCGATCAGCGTGGCGATTCCGGTGATCGACCCGCGGATGATGGGCTTGCCCCGGCCGGTCAACGTGCCGGTGTCGGAGAGCGCCTCCGCAAAACCCATGCTGATCCCGGCGCCGACCGCCGCCGCGCTGCCAACCAGGAACGCGGTGTGCGGACTGCGAGTGGCAAACGCGGTCGCAAACAACGGCGCGAGCGTGGAAATGGACCCGTCCATCAGCCCGAGGAGCGCGGGCTGGACCACCTTGAGGAGATACCCGGAGTGGTGCTGTTGGGCGCGCAGGTCGGCGGATCCCGCGTGCGGATGGCTCGGCTCCACGACCGCCACGTGGACTTCCGGATCGTCGCGCGTCATGCCCCCGCCTCCTGTGCGGGGCCCCGACGCCTCCGGCAGCGAGGACAGACCCCATGAAGTTCGAACCGAACCGATCGCACCTGAAAGCCCGCGCGCGACGCGACCGTGCGTTCGATCGCGCGGACACGCGGGTCCAGAACGTCGAGCACATCCCCGCACCGCCGACAGACCAGGTTCACGTGCCGTTCCACCTGGCCGTCGTAGCGCCGGACCGGACCGCCGACTTCTTGCACGATGCCGAGGTCGGCGAACAGGCCCAGCGTAGCATACACCGTGGCCGGGCTGATGCCGGGGAACCGCCGCCGCACCTCGTCGCAGACCGTTTCGACGCGCGGGTGCGTGGCGCGCCCGACGACCGCCTCGTAGATCGCCATCCGCTGCGGCGTGAGCCGCCCGCCGCGAGCGGCCAGCGTACGCCGGAGCGCCGTCCACGCCCGGTC is a window of bacterium DNA encoding:
- a CDS encoding VIT family protein, whose translation is MTRDDPEVHVAVVEPSHPHAGSADLRAQQHHSGYLLKVVQPALLGLMDGSISTLAPLFATAFATRSPHTAFLVGSAAAVGAGISMGFAEALSDTGTLTGRGKPIIRGSITGIATLIGGLMHALPFLIPHLGTALALAYLVVGVELVTIAFIRNRYFAMSFWLSVLQVVVGGGLVFLAGILIGRS
- a CDS encoding Fur family transcriptional regulator, with the protein product MITNKNSVRTAGSGGRRAGSGRTAPDRAWTALRRTLAARGGRLTPQRMAIYEAVVGRATHPRVETVCDEVRRRFPGISPATVYATLGLFADLGIVQEVGGPVRRYDGQVERHVNLVCRRCGDVLDVLDPRVRAIERTVASRAGFQVRSVRFELHGVCPRCRRRRGPAQEAGA